A stretch of DNA from Strigops habroptila isolate Jane chromosome 1, bStrHab1.2.pri, whole genome shotgun sequence:
TGGACCGGTATGGGTCAGTATGGACCGGTATGGACTGGTATGGGCCAGTATGGACTGGTATGGGTCAGTACGAACCGGTACGGACCGGTATGGGTCAGTATGGACTGGTATGGGTCAGTATGGACCGGTACGGACCGGTATGGGTCAGTGTGGACCGGTATGGACCGATATGGGTCAGTATGGGCCGGTACAGACTggtatggaccagtatggaccgGTATAGACCGATATGGACCGGTACGGACCAGTGTGACTGGTATGGACCAGTGAGGGCCggtatggaccagtatggactGGTATAGACTGATATGGACCAGTGTGACTGATATGGACCGGTATGGGTCAGTGTGACCAGTATGGGTCAGTATGGACCAGCATGGGTCAGTGCAACCGGTAGGGGTCAGTATGGCCACTGCAGGCCAGTGTGGGCCAGTATGGACCGGTATGGGACAGTGTGACCAGTATGGGCTGGTATGCACCAGTGcgaccagtatggaccagtatgggtCAGTGCGACCAGTCTGGGTCAGCACGGCCAGTGTGGACTAGTGTGAACCAGTGCGGCCAGTATGGCCTAATGTGGACCAATATGCACCAATGTGACCACTATGGACCAGTTCAAACAGTCTGGAGCAGTATGGACTGCACCAGTGCGACCAGTGCCCCCAGTACAACCAGTGCTCCCACCGCGACCAGTGCCCCAGCCCCAGTACAACCAGGGCTCCCAGTACAGCCAGTTCCCAGCCCCAGTACAAACAGTGCTCCCAGTACaaccagtgctcccagtacaagcagtgccccagccccagTACAACCAGTGGCCCCACCCACGTGTGTGAGagggggggacgggggggggcattggggggcacgggggggcACAAGGGTGTGTGGGGTGCACAGAGTGCACATGGAGGGGTGTGGGGTGTGCACAGGGGTGTGTGGGGCGCAGTGGTGCATGTGGGGTGCACTTGGGGTGCATGTGGGGTGCAtgtggggtgcggggggggtgtgtggggcgCAGCGGTGCATGTGGGGTGCatgtggggtgcaggggggtgtGAAGGGGTGTTCGTGACCTCTCGGGGGGGCACCAAGGTGTGCGAAGGGGTCACAGCACCGCGATGGGGGGGGCGGGGCTTGAACACGGCTGGATCCCAGCgcaccccatcccacccggaTCCATTGTACCCGGTCTCCATTCCCGCCCCAttcccatccatccatcccacccaTCCCATCTGATCCATCCCATCTGatccatcccattcccatccatccatccatccatcccatccatccatccatcccatccatcccatccatcccatccatccatcccatccatccatccatccatcccatccatccatccatcccatccatcccatccatccatccatcccatccatcccatccacccatcccatccatccacccatcccatccatcccatccatcccatccatccatcccatccatccacccatcccatccatcccatccctcccatccatccatccatcccatccatcccatccatcccatctgatccaccccatcccatccctatccacccatcccatcccaccccatctgATCCCATCCCACTCcaccccatccatcccatccaaCCCATTCCCAttcatcccattcccatcccactccatcatcccaccccatcccactCCATCCTACTCATCCCAttccattcccatcccatccaccCCATgcctcccatcccaccccattcccatcccaatCCATCCCACTCAttccccctccccattcccatcccatcccatttgatccatcccatcccatccatccatcccattcccatcccatcccatccatcccatcccaccccaccccatcctccccatcccgTTCCactcccatcccacccccccatgcctcccatcccaccccattcccatcccaatccatcccaccccatccctttcccatcccatcccatttgatccatcccatcccatccatccatcccattcccatcccatcccatccatcccatcccaccccaccccatcctccccatcccgTTCCactcccatcccacccccccatgcctcccatcccaccccattcccatcccaatccatcccaccccttccctttccccattcccatcccattcctgtccccattcccatcccatccatcccatttGATCCATcctatccatccatccatcccattcccatcccatccctcccaccccatccatcccattcccatccaccccaccccatcctccccatcccattccattcgatcccatccatcccatgcctcccatcccaccccattcccattcATCCCACCCCATTTCCATTcatcccaccccattcccatcccatccatcccatctgATCCATTCCATCcctcccatccatccatcccattcccatcccatcccatccatcccattccattccatcccatccacCCCATGCCTCTcatcccaccccattcccatcccaatccatcccaccccttccctttccccattcCCAATCCCATTcctgtccccattcccatcccatccaccCCATTCCTATCCATCCACCCCACcccatcctccccatcccgTTCCACTCCCATCCCATCCACCCCactcctcccctcccaccccattcccattcccatcccaccccatcccaccccttccccatctccagccccattcccacctcatccatcccatcccacccgCTCCCGTCCCCGCGatgccgccgccgccgccgccgccgccgcggggctcCGGCTCGggcccggccgccccccgctgccgcccgccgcGGTTCCGGTACCGGCGCCACCCGAAGCCGCCCTACTCGTACCTGGCGCTCATCGCGCTCGTCATCCGCGCGGCCCCGGGCCGCCGCCTCAAGCTCGCGCAGGTACCgggcaccgggacccccccgggaccccccccgggaccccccgTCCAGCCGCGGGACACCCCGACCCTCGGGATCCCCCTCCCGGGACACCCCCGGGACCCCCCGTCCAGCCGCGGGGCACCGGGACCCCTCAAAGTCCCGCATCGGGGCGCCCCGTCCACCCGCGATCCCCCGTTTCGGGACCCCCCCGcacccccgggacccccccggccCCCGATCCCGCTGCGGGACTCTTGGACTCCCCGTTTCGGAACCCCCGGGGTCACCCCCGCGACCTCAGGGACCCCGAAACTCGCATCCCGGGACCGtcccgggaccccccccccaccagCTATGGGACCCCCGGACCACCGGGTCCCCTATCCCGGGacaccccaaacaccccccaagACCCCCAGGAGCCCTCCGGGACCCCCCCCAGGGACCCACCGGAccaccgggacccccccccggcacccaccGGAccaccgggacccccccccagccGCGGATGCTGCGACCTAAGACCTGCTCCTAGGACCCCCCCGCCCgggacccccaaaacaccccccaagCCCCCCGTATCTCACCTTTACCCCTCGGGACCCCCAATTCACCCCACGACCCCTCGTCCCGACACCCCTCGGGACCCCCCGGTGCCTCCTGAGACCCCCCCATGACCCCCCCGGGACCCTTGAGACCCCCGCACAGGAACCCTTTTggacccccataacccccttgGGGACCCCCCATCACCCCCGACCCCCCGGACCCCTCATCCCTCGATCCCCCCAAGACCCCCCGAGACCCCCATGAACCCCCCCCGGTCCCCCCCGAACCCTTTGGGACCCCCCCATGAGACCCCCGAGCCCCCCACGGGACACCCCCGAACCCCTTTGGACCCCCTTGAGCCCCCTCCGGGCCCCCCATGAACCCCCAAAGGGACCCTTTGAGACCCCCACGGACCCCCCCAAGGGACCCTTTGGGACCCCCGTGACCCCCCCACGACCCCTGGCCCCCCCCCGGCCGGTTCCTCCGGTGCCGGCGCCGATGCAAATGTCCCCGCGGGGGTCCCAGCGCCGgcgcctgggggggggggggcgcttTGTCGCCTCTGTCGCCGCTATCGCTCTATCGCCTCGAGCGCTCCGTCTGTCGCGCCGCCTCCCCCGCCCCCAACCCCTGGGGGGGACCCATTGGGTGCGGGGGTCCCCATTATGGGGGTCCCCATTGGGGTGGAGGGGGTTCTTAAGGGTTTTGGGGGGCACTTTAGATGGGGCGCCCCCattgggggggtccccattggggtgggggggtccccaagggCTGGGGGGGTCCTTAAGGGTTTTGGGGGGGCATGTTAGGTAGGGGTTCCCCattgggggggtccccattggggtgggggggtcacCAAGGGCTGCGGGAGGGGTTCTTAAGGGGTTTAGGGGGGCACATTaggtgggggggtccccattgGGGAGGTCCAcattggggtgggggggtccctATTGGGGGGGGTAACCCAAGAGGTGAATGGGGGACTCGGGGGGGGGGTGCCAGGGAGGGTCCCTGGTGTGGTGGGGGTCCCCATTGGGGGGGTTCCCATTGAGGGGGGTCCCCATTGGTTGGGGGGGTCCCTATTGGGGGGGTCCCACTGGGGGGAGGGCATCTATTggttgggggggtccccattgAGGGGGGTTCCTAttgtttgggggggtcccattgattggggtgtccccatggggtGAGTGATCCCCATGGGGGTGGTCTCcaaagtgtgtgtgggggtCCCCATTAGGGGGGTCCCCattgggggggggtccccattgAGTGGGGTACCCCAAGCGGTTGGGGGGCCCCTTTACGGGGGGTCCCCATAGGGTGTGGGGGACCTGGGGTGTAAGGGAGTCCCCGGGGGGGTAAGGGGGTGCACATCGTTTGGGGGGTCCCCATTGGGTCAGGGTCCCCaatttggggtgctggggggggggtcccaaGGGTGAGCCCAGCCCCAtgttggctggagcagctccatggggggggtgtgtgtgtgtgatttgggggtgctccccccccccattaatggggtgtcccccccccccagatcATCCAGGAGATCCGGAGCCTGTTCCCGTTCTTCGGGGGGGGGTACCAGGGCTGGAAGGACTCGGTGCGGCACAACCTGTCCTCCAACCCCTGCTTCGCCAAGGTGGGGGCAGCTttgggggtgcggggggggcgctggggtttggggggacCCTGagtggggggggtcccccctGGGTGATGGGGGGACCCCGCGGTGGGGGGGCTTTGGGGGTACAGGAGGGTTGGGGGGGGTCGGGGAGGGATCCTGGGGTGTGGGGGTGACCCCGGGTTTGGGGGTGCCCTGGGGGAGGGGTCCCCTGGAGGTGGGGGGAATGTTTGAGTCCCGCTTTGGGGGTTCCTATTTTTAGGGTGTCCCCTTTATTTGGGGATCCCCCTTCTTGGAGGGGGGGCCCCCCTTTCCATGGGGGTCACTGTGGGGGGAAGAGCCCACTTTTAGGGGCTTCCCACTGCTTGAGGGGGGTCCCACTTCCTGGGTGCCCCCCCTCTTTGTGTCCCCGCTTTCGGGGGTTGTTCCCCACTTCCGTCCCCTCCAGCTCCGGGTTCTCCCCCTCTCCCATTTTTGGGGTGTCTGAACCCATTTTTGGGGGGCAATGTCCCCATTTTCGGGGTGATGTCCCCATTTTCTGAGCATATGAACCCATTTTTGGGGCGCTATCCTCAATTATTGGGGTGATGTCCCCATTTTTGCATGGTACGACCCCATTTTTGGGATGTGTGACCCCATTTTTGGGGTGAAGTACCCACTTTTTGGCTGGCTGTTCACATTTTTTGCTGTGATTTACCCATTTCTGGTGCATTGTCTCCATTTTTGGGGTGATTTACCCATTTTTGGGCTGTATGACCCCATTTTTGGGGTGCATGAACCCATTTTTGGGGTGCGTGAACCCATTTTTGGCACGATGTCCCCATTTTGGGGCTGTCTGTCCCCATTTTTTGGGGTGATGTCCCCATTTCTTGAGTGCGTGTCCCCATTTTTGGGGGTGCGTAAGCCCATTTTTGGGGTGATACACCCCCTTTTGTGGTGATTTACCCATTTTTGGGCTGTATGACCCCATTTTTTGGGTGTGAACCCATTTTTTTGGGGCCATGTTCCCATTTTTTGGGGTGATTTACCCCTTTTTGGGGGTGGTGTACCCCCTTTTGTGGTGATTTACCCACGTTTGGGCTGTGTGACCCCTTTTTTGGGTGTATGAACCCAGGTTTTGGGCCAATGTCCCTATTTCTGAGGTGATTTACCCATTTTTTAGCTCTGTTATCCCGTTTTTGGGGGGTGATTTACCCTTTTTTTGGGTGTCTAAACCCATTTTTGGGGTGATTTAcccttttttttggtgtgtgtccCCATTTTTTGGTGTCTGTCCCAATTTTGGGGGTGATGTACCCACTTTTGGGATGTCTGCACCTATTTTTGGGGCCATGTCCCCACTTTGGGGGTGATTTCCCCATGTTTGGGCTGTACGACCCCATTTTTTGGGTGTGTGAACCCATTTTTGTGGGCAATGTACCCACTTTTCAGGGTGATTCACCCATTTTTGGGCTCTCTGTCCCCATCTTTGCTGCGACGCCTCCATTCTCTGGCTGCTTGTCCCCAGTTTTTGGGTGCATGAACCCATTTTTGGCGCAATGTACCCATTTTTGGGGGCGACGTCCCCATTTTTGAGGTGCCTGCCCGCATCTTTGGCTGCGTGACCCCATTTTTTGGGGCAACACACCCACTTTTCGGGGTGATTCACCCATTTCTGGgctctttccccatctttggTGCAATGTCTCCATTCTTTGTCCCCATTTTTGGGGCAATTTACCCGCTTTTTTGGCGTGTGTCCCCCTTTTTTTGGTGTCTGAACCCACTTTTTGGGGCGCTTTACCCGGTTTTGGCGTGTCTGTACCCATTTTTTTTGGGGTGATTTACCCATTTTTGGTGTGTCTGAACCCATTTTTGGGGCAACGTCCCCATTTTGGGGCAATGTCCCATTTTTATGCGATATCCCCATTTTTGGGGTGTATGAACATATTTTTGGTGTCTGGGCCCATTTTTGGGGGCGGCGCCCCCATTTTTGAGGTGCCTGCCCCCATCTTTGGGCTGCGTGAACCCATTTTTTGGGGGCAACGCACCCGCTTTTCGGGGTGACTCCCCCATTCCTGGGCTCTGTCCCCACGTTTGCTGCTACGTCTCCGCTCTCTGGCTGCCCGGCCCCATTTTTGGGGGCGCTTTACGCGGTTTTGGGGTGCCCGTCCCCGTTTTTCGGGCTGTAACCGCCCCGTTTCCCCGCCCCCCGCTCCCGCAGGTGCTGAAGGACCCTGCGCGCCCCAAGGCCAAGGGCAATTACTGGACGGTCGATGTGAGCCGCATCCCCGCGGGGTCGCTGCGGCTGCAGAACACGGCGGTGGCGCGGGGGGGCGCTGCCGCCTTCCCGCGGGACCTCACCCCCTTCGTCCTCCGCGGCTGCCCCTtccccgcccgccccccccccggacccggacccggacccggacccggacccggacccgggcccccccgtgtcccccccgaAGCCGCCCCCCGCCTCCCGCAGCTCCGCTTTCTCCATCGCATCCCTATTGAGCGACCTGGGAAAAcaggggaccccccccccgctccccagCGACACCCCAATAAGTTCCTTATGGGGGTCAGCACCCATCGTGCCCCCCACCCCATGGGTGCCGCCGCCTATAGGGGGGCAAACGGCGGGTCCCCATGTGTGCCCCCCCGCTCCTTGGGGGCAGCTCCCCACTTCCTACAGCACCGCTGTGGCCCCCAACGCTGTGGCCCCCCCCAATGGCCCCCCCGTGCTCGCGCTGCGGTGGGGGGTgctgcccccccacccccccgccccaccGCGGTCCCCCCAAAGCCCCGAGGGGGGGGCCCAGCCCATGCCCCCCAATAAGAGCATCTTCGACGTGTGGTTGAGCCACCCCGGGGACACCGTCCCCCCCGCGCTCCACGGGTAGCGCCCATTGACACAGACATGGGGGGGCTCAGGgtcaccccccccccaatgtGTCCCTGTCACCCCCTCAGCACcccactgtgtgtgtgtgtgacccCCCCCCGGGTGGCACCCAATAAAGAGGATGTGGGGGCACCCCCAGGGGTGCTGCGTGCGATgggggggaagggatggggacCCCCCTGTGAAAGTGTGGGGGGAGGCACCCCCATATCCATCCCTGCACCCCCACATCCAGACCCTGCACTCCCACATCCAACCCTGCACCCCTAAATCACCCCCTGTACCCCATATTCAGACCTTATATCCCCATATCCAGACCCCTACACCCCCATATCCATCCTGCACCCACATATCCAGACCCCTGTACCCCTAAATCCTCTCCTGTACCCCCATATCCAGGCCCTGTACCCCCATATCTATCCCTGTACCCACACATCCAGACCCCTGTACCCCGTATCTAATTCTGCACCCCTATATCCATCCCTGTACCCCATATCCGTACCCCTGCACCCATCTATCCCTGCACCCCTACATCCATCCTGCACCCTACATCACCCCTGCACCCCAGTATCTATCCTCTGCACCCCACATCCTGTACCCCCATCCCCTGTGACCCCAAATCACCCCCGGCACCCCCAAATCATCCGCTTCAACCCACCCATCCCTGTACCCCCACATCACCCCATTCATCCCCTGCACCCCCATTTccatccctgcacccccaaTCCCCGATCCCGCCGCCCCGGTCCCTTTGCACAACAAAGCGCCGCCGGCACGGGCCGGGGTGGGCGATCAATGATGATCGGTGGCGATCGATGGCGATCGATGGTGATCAATGGCGATGAATGGTGATCAATGGTGATCAATGGTGACCAGTGGCGATCGATGGCGATCAATGGCGATCGATGGTGATCAATGGTGACCGGCGGTGACCGGCGGGCGGGGGGTCGCGTCACCCCGGGGGGTCCCGGTCCCCGACAGCGCCCGGAGCCGGCGGCGCCGCCGAGTCGGTGCCCGCGGGGAGCGGGACGGGGGGGGCAGAGCCGAGCGGAGCCGAACCGAGCCGAACCGAGCCGAGCAGAGCCGGGAGGGCAGAGCCGAACCGAGGTGGGACGGGGCGGACAGAGCCGAGATGAGCCGAGCGGAGCCGAACCGAGGCGGGACGGGGCGGGCAGAGCCGAGCCCAGCCGAGCGGAGCCGAACCGAGTCGGGATGGGGCGGGCAGAGCCGAACGGAGCTGAGAGGAGCCGAACCAAACGGAGTCGGGACGGAGCGGGCAGAGCCGAGATGAGCCGAACGGAGCCGAACCGACCCGACCCGAGCTGAGAGGGCAGAGCCGAACCGAACCGAGTCGGGAAGGGGCGGGCAGAGCCGAACTGACCAGAACAGAGCCGAGCACGGCCGAACGGAGCCGAACCGACCCGAACCGAGCTGGGAGGGAGGAGCCGAACCGAGCCGAGCCGAATCGGGACGAGGAGGGCAGAGCCGAGGAGACCCGAACATAGCCGAACCGAGCCGAATCGAACCGAGCACAGCCGAACCGACCAGAACAGCCGAACCGAGCCGAGCACAGCCGAGCCGAGCCGAACCGGTCCTAACATAGCCGAGTAGACCCGAACCCGGGCGaaccgagccgagccgagccgggccgAGCGCTGCCGTTGGTGGGCACCGAGCGGGGCGGGGGACTGGGGGGACTGGGGAGAGGGACTGGGATGTGTTGGTCTGTACTGATCtgtactgggagcactgggtgTTGCACTGGCTTATAGTGGGCTCTACTGGGAGCACCGGGGGCTGTACTGGTCCGTACCGGTCCGTACCGGTCCGTACTGGTCCGCACTGATCCGTACTGGTCCGCACTGATCCGTACTGGTCTCTATTGGTCTCTATTGGTCTCCGCTCTGCGCCACCCATTCCCCCCGCCCGCCAGGTGGCGCCTTTCCCTCCCCGCCGCCATCTTGGTTGTGGCCAcacccccccttcctcctccgcCACACCCATCATGGCGCCGCGGCCGCCACATCCCACTTCCGCCCTGTTCCCCGCCCACTTCCGGCCTCACCGGAAGCGTGCCGCGTTGCCACGGCGACCGCTCGGGCCGGGCCGGGAGAGGCCGCGCAGGTACCGGGGGGCCGCGGGCACCGGGGGTTCGGGGGGGTCACGGGGGGTCACGGGGGGGTCAGCGGGGACCGGGGGGACtccccggggtgggggggggcgaTGGGACCGGCCCCGGGagcgcgcggggcggggggaggccGCGGGtgtggggacacgggggggcCTCAGGGACAGGgccctggggacatgggggggcCCTATGGGGAGTCCTTGGGGACACCCCCTGGTTATGGGGCCGTGGGGTCCTCTTGGAGGGGGTCTGGGTGACCCCCAGAACATGGGGTCCCCTTGTGGGGTGACGCCGGCGACACCCCCGTGGTCACAGGTACATGGGGGACCCCTTGGGGGGGTCCTTGGGGACACCCCCAGCCTCGGGGACATGGGGGTCCCTTTGGGGAGGGACTATGGGGACAGACCCCCCCAGGCATAAGGACATGGGGGTCCCCTTGGGGGGGCCCTTAGGTACACCCCCCCAGTGCTCAGGGTCATGGGGTCCCCTTGTGGGGTGACCCCGTGGACACCCCCCTGGttatggggacatggggggccCCTTGGGGAGGGGTCCTGGGGACACCCCCTGGttatggggacatggggatcCCCTTGGGGGGGTCCTTAGGGACACCCCCCAGTGCTCAGGGTCATGGGGTCCCCTTGTGGGGTGACCCCGGGGACACCCCCCTGGttatggggacatgggggaccCCTTGGGGGCTCCTTGGGGTCACCCCCCTGGTTATGGGGCTGTGGGGTCCCCTTGGAGGGGGTCTGGGTGACCCCCAGAACATAGGATCCCCCTGGGGAGGGGTCCTGGGGACACCCCC
This window harbors:
- the FOXH1 gene encoding forkhead box protein H1, with the translated sequence MPPPPPPPPRGSGSGPAAPRCRPPRFRYRRHPKPPYSYLALIALVIRAAPGRRLKLAQIIQEIRSLFPFFGGGYQGWKDSVRHNLSSNPCFAKVLKDPARPKAKGNYWTVDVSRIPAGSLRLQNTAVARGGAAAFPRDLTPFVLRGCPFPARPLPTSYSTAVAPNAVAPPNGPPVLALRWGVLPPHPPAPPRSPQSPEGGAQPMPPNKSIFDVWLSHPGDTVPPALHG